From Aegilops tauschii subsp. strangulata cultivar AL8/78 chromosome 5, Aet v6.0, whole genome shotgun sequence:
ccgtcatgatcaccatcgtcaccggcgcgacaccttgatctccatcgtagtatcgttgtcgtcttgccaacttattgcttttacaactatcgctaccgcttagagataaagtaaaactattacatggtgattgcatctcatacaataaagcgacaaccatatggctcctgccagttgccgataactcggttacaaaacatgatcatctcatacaacaaattatatcacatcatgtcttgaccatatcacatcacaacatgccctgcaaaaacaagttagacgtcctctactttgttgttgcaagttttacgtggctgctacgggcttagcaagaaccgttcttacctacgcatcaaaaccacaacgatagtttgtcaagttggtgctgttttaaccttcgcaaggaccgggcgtagccacactcggttcaactaaagtgagagagacagacacccgccggtcacctttaagcaacgagtgctcgcaacggtgaaaccagtcttgcgtaagcgtacgcgtaatgtcggtccgggccgcttcatctcacaataccgctgaaccaaagtatgacatgctggtaagcagtatgacttatatcgcccacaactcacttgtgttctactcgtgcatagcatcaacgcataaaaccaggctcggatgccactattggggaacgtagtaatttcaaaaaatttcctacgcacacgcaagatcatggtgatgcatagcaacgagaggggagagtgttgtccacgtaccctcgtagaccgacagcggaagcgttatcacaacgcagttgatgtagtcatacgtcttcacgatccgaccgatcaagtaccgaacgtacggcacctccaagttctacacacgttcagctcgatgatgtccctcgaactccgatccagccgagtgttgagggagagtttcgtcagcacgacggcgtggtgacgatgatgatattccaccgacgcagggcttcgcctaagctccgcgacggtattatcgaggtttaatctggtggaggggggcaccgcacacggctaaaatatcgtatatcaagtgtgtctagaggtgcccccctgcccccgtatataaaggagcaagggggaggccggctgcccttggcacgccaaagagagggggggagtcctcctcctagtaggagtaggactcccctttcctagtcctactaggaaaagaaggggggaaggaaagagagggagagggagagggaaagggggctgcgcccccctctcctagtccaactaggactcctcctgggagggggcgcaccacctcctggctgctgccctctctctcccctcaaggacCACTAAGgtccaatacttccccggggggttccggtaaccctccggcagtccggtttaatccgaaacttcttcggaacacttccggtgttcgaatatagtcgtccaatatatcaatctttatgtctcgaccatttcgagactcctcgtcatgtccatgatcacatccgggactccgaacaaccttcggtacatcaaaacatataaactcataatataactgtcatcgtaactttaagcgtgcggaccctttgggttcgagaactatgtagacatgaccgagacacctctccggtcaataaccaatagcgggacctggatgcccatattggctcccacatattctacgaagatctttatcggtcagaccgcataacaacatacgttgttccctttgtcatcggtatgttacttgcccgagattcgatcgtcggtatctcgatacctagttcaatctcgttaccggaaagtctctttactcgttccgtaatacatcatcccgcaactaactcattagtcacaatgcttgcaaggcttatagtgatgtgcattaccgagtgggcccagagatacctctccgacaatcggagtgacaaatcctaatctcgaaatacgccaacccaacaagtacctttggagacacctgtagagcacctttataatcacccagttacgttgtgacgtttggtagcacacaaagtgttcctctggtaaacgggagttgcataatctcatagtcataggaacatgtataagtcatgaagaaagcaatagcaacatactaaacgatcgggtgctaagctaacggaatgggtcatgtcaatcacgtcattctcctaatgaggtgatcccgttaatcaaatgacaactcatgtctatggctaggaaacataaccatctttgattaacgagctagtcaagtagaggcatactagtgacactctatttgtctatgtattcacacatgtattatgtttccggttaatacaattctagcatgaataataaacatttatcatgatataaggaaatatttaatactttattattgcctctagggcatatttccttcagtgacTGCGTTGATTAGTGAGGATCAGAAATTCAGCGTGTTGCAGGTAAGGCCTCCATTGGTCCACCACGAAAAGTATTGCGAGGTACTCTTTCTCATATGCAGATAGTCCTTGGTACCTTGGGCAGCGAGCCTTGCTCATAAACGCGATTGGGTGACCACGTTGCTGAAGTACTGCTCCCACTCCTTTGTCACTGGCGTCCGTCTCAATCACAAATTGCTGAGAGAAGTCAGGCAAGGCAAAGACTGGGGCTGTGATCAGCTGATTCTTCAAGGCCTGGAAAGCTTGTTCTGTGATGGAAGTCCAGACAAAAGGCACTCCTTTCTTGAGCAAGTTGAACAGAGGTCGAGCGAGCATCCCAAAGTGCCTGATAAAGCGCCTGTAGTAACCTGCAAGGCCGAGGAAACCTCTGACTTCTTTGACATTGGCCGGTGTTGGCCACTCTGCCACTGCTTTAACCTTGCTTGGTTCGGTAGCCACTCCTTTTGAACTGATGACGTGCCCCAGATATATGAGTTGTTGTTGGCCGAACGCACACTTACTAAGCTTAACTTTCCATTGATCCCTGCGCAACAGTGCCAAGACCTGCCGAAGATGCTCCTTGTGTTCAGCGAGTGTGTGGCTGAAAATGAGGATGTCATCGAAGAACATCAACACACACTTCCTGTTGACTGGTTTCAGAGTTGTGTAAACTGCTCCATTGAAAGTGGCTGGACCTCCCGCCAGGCCGAACGATAGCACCTTAAATTGAAACTGTCCGAAGTGGGTCTGGAATGCTGTTTTGAACTCATCCCCTTCAGCGATCCGTATCTGATGATACCCTGCTCGCAGGTCCAATTTAGAGAACCACTGAGCCCCTTGCAACTCGTCCAATAATTCCTCGATTATCGGGACCGGAAACTTCGCCACACATGTGAGAGCATTGAGTTGCCTGTAATCGACACACATTCTCCATGTGCCATCCTTTTTCTTGACCAAAATCACCGGTGAAGAGAACGGGCTGTTGCTGGCTTGGACCCCGATTTCAAGAGTTCTGCAACCTGTCGCTCGATCTCATCTTTCTGTTCCGGCTTGTGTCTGTATGCCCTGATGCTAAAAGGCTGAGCTCCTGGTAGCAGTTGTATCTTGTGATCGCACGAGCGCTTTGGTGGCAGCCCTTCTGGTTCTCCAAAGACATCAACGAAATCATCCAGTATAGGTTGCAGACATTCAAGAATATGTTGCCCTTCAGTTTGGTCTTCAGATATGGGACACAGGTGCACAATATAACTGACAGCCTTGTTTTTGCACATACTTTGGAGTTGCACTGCGTTGATGAGCAGACAAGTCGACGATTCAGAGTCGTGCCCCTGCAGCTTGACTGTGCCCAATGGAGATTGGAACTCCAGAGACTTGGCACGCCAATCCACCGTCATTGGACTATGGTGCTCCAGCCAGTCCATGCCGAGGATTGCGTCATAAGTACCCAAGGCGAGCACCTTCAGATCTGTGCGAAAATCGTGCCCCTGAGTGCACCATTCGCAAGCTGGCACCACCGCAGAACAGAGGAGTTCGCCCCCGTCCGCTACGCGAACACGACATGCGCGTGGAAGAGGGCGCGCGCCGGACAGATTCGCTGCGAGCTCTTGATCGATGAACGAGTTGGTGCTGTCGGAGTCCACCAACATGAGCACCTCGCGGCCTTGAATCCAGGCGCGGAACTGGAATGCTTTGGCTGATACGCCCCCGGACACAGCCGAGAGACAGATAGCCATGACTGTGTCTTCAGGTGGTGGTAGCTGCATGTCGATGGTGTTGTCGATGCCGAAGACGTCCAGAAGTTCCTCGACGACGTGCAGCTGGACCGAAGTGGGGCAGACATGATCGTGCCCCCACTTTTCACCGCACTTGAAACACAGGCCGCGGGCGCGGCGATAGTCCCGCAGCGCCTTGAGTTGGTGGATTCGGCGCGTGCGGCGTCCGTGCCTCGTCGATCAGTCGCGCCCGCTGCTGGTGCGGGGCGGCTCGGGGGTGGTGGAAGCGGCAATGGAACCGCTGCTTTGGTTGCAACGTCGGGTGGTCTGGGCAGCGCCCCGAACGTGCCGCCTGGCACCTCCACTTGCAAGAGCGCCAAAGAGCACGCCGTGTCCAGGTCGGGAGGTCTCTGGACTAGCACCACAGCTCGGATGTCGGTCCTCAAGCCCTGCACAAAACGAGTGAGAAAGTAGTAAGGATGAATAGAGTCAGAATAGGAACTCAAGTGATTAATGATCATCTCAAATTTTTCGATATAGTCAGCTACTGAACTGGCCTGTCGCAAGGAATAGAATTGGCGGATCAACATTTGGTGGCGATCCCGACCAAAACGGGCGCACAACAAAGAAGTAAATGCGTCCCAATCGAACTCCGACAGGTGCTTCTGAATTGTCTGCAGCCAAACTGATGCAGTTCCAGAAAAATTGAGCACCGCCATCGGAACCCAAAACGCTATATGAATAGCAAACATGGAAAAAATAATGTTCGCACAGGGTTTTCCAGAGGTTCGGGTTCTCGCCCGTAAATTGAGGAAATGAAATCGATGGGTGTGCTTGGCCCAATCCAGCGAGCATCTGGCTCGCATGAGCAAAAGGAGAGACCATAGATGGAGACAAAAGAGAATCGGACTGACCGCTTGCCGGGAGCGGCGGCAGCGTCTGGAACGACACCGCCGACGACCCCCGTGATATGTTGAAGATGACGTGGCCATCGGGCCCTCGCTGATGGGTCGCCGCGCCGAGCACGGGTCCGATGTGGACGCCGTGTGTCGCAGGCGGTTGTTGCTGCGGATCTTGCGTCGAGGGCGGTTCCTCGCCCTCCTTGGGCGCCGTGGGCTGAGCGAGCTGACGCCGCCACCGCATCGCTCAGATCCGCCACCCGACGCTCCAGATCGGGCCGCCACTTGAGGACCTCGTCGATCTTGGCGGATGTCGCCTGCTGGGCCTTGGTCTGCGCGTACATAGAGGCCTCGATCTTGGCCTCCAGCTTGGTGAGGAACGCAGAGACGCTCGGATCCATGGCTTCGAGATGCGCTCGGGCTTGATGCAGGCTCCTGGTCTCGACGAGACGCGCCAGAACGCCGCGGAGAGGGTGGAGTTTGGTCTCTGATACCAGATGATAGGGCCTTCCTTACAGTAGTATGGATTATCAGCACTCGCTCTCAATTACAGGCTTGATTCGAGTACAAGAATGGGGAAGAACTAGGGTTCGGAGGAAAAGGGGAAAGGTGAtagccgccgccgtctccgtGATCCACTGGATGGTTCTACTTCTGAAGGCTGGGGCTTAAGTAGTCGCTGCGCGGGTCTGGGCCGCTGTCACCCACTCCGGGCCCAACACTCGCTTGTTGGCCACGCGTGCACGCTTGGGCCGTGCACCGTGGGCTGGGTCATCAGGGGCGCTGACAGTTTGTTCTGCGTTGATCTTGACTGATTATATATCTATGAATCTTGCCGTATTTGCAGGACTCGTGGTGTTTCCGCGTGACTGTCAACATCGATGGGGTTTTTCCAAATTTTGCCCGCTCAGCATGATCATGGACATGTCCAAAGGCTACCTCGTGGAATCGAGCTGCGCTATCGAGGTGGGGATGGCCCTCGTTGGATTGTCGAATTAGTGATGGCTGGTATCTAAGAACTGGTGATGATCGTACGGTAACGATGATCGACAAAGTGAACACCATGGGTTGAGATAATGATAGATATAGTGGGGGTAATTTTTTGGAAATAGTTGTTCAGTATGCCTGGATGCTGGCTGCAACAGTCGGCTTGCCCTTGCTAGATTCTTAGTTTCTGTTTAACTCTGCTTCTCTGCCAAAATTACGAGATTATCATGAACTCTACAGACACATCAGATGCAAAATTCATATGCAATAATCCAAATTCCAGCTCAGAGGCGACCCAGTAATAAACTCAGAAAAGAGTAGACGATCACAAGTAAAGTCAACGTTCTGATTCATCACCGTCATGACAGCAAGCTGATCCACAGCCCGATCGCAGCGAGGCCGGCAGTCCTCGCCAAGTCCGGCAACGCCAGGCGGTATCCGCACGCGCTGAAGCTTGGAGGTGGCGGCATGGCAGTCGGGAAGGCCGGCGggggagggggtgacggcggaggaggaggcggcgcgcCCACGGCGACGGAGAACTTCATGCCGCCGAGGCAGTGGCCGGTGATGTTGCAGATGAAGTAGTAGTCCCCCGTCGCGGCGAGGTCGACGACGTCGCGGCCCGACGCCCACTTGCGCACCGTCTGCCCCGCCGTCGGCTCGCACGTCTGGAACGCGTCCCGCGTCACCCGGTACACGTCGTGCTGCCGCGGCACGTAGTTGAACGCTGCACCGGCCGGCGGGCCATCGCGCGGCAGCGAGCGTCAAGACCACCGAAAGATATATCTTGTGCTGAGGACCAACGGAAATGGTTCATACCGAGCGTGTCGCCGGTGGTGAAGTTGTACTTCTGCGACCAGGCCAGGTAGTTGGGGCCGATGGTCCACCCGTCGGAGTCGCCGACGGTGTACTCCGTCGCGCCGGCGTGGCGTGGGCCTGCCATGGCCGCCGTCGCCAGGAGAAGCATTAGGATGCCGGTGGACGCCATGATTGGTAGGGGAGCCTAGCTAAGGGGGGTGTGTGTGCGTATGAGGGGACGACGACTTTGGACTTTTTCAGTAGAAGATGTTTTCG
This genomic window contains:
- the LOC109736346 gene encoding basic blue protein yields the protein MASTGILMLLLATAAMAGPRHAGATEYTVGDSDGWTIGPNYLAWSQKYNFTTGDTLAFNYVPRQHDVYRVTRDAFQTCEPTAGQTVRKWASGRDVVDLAATGDYYFICNITGHCLGGMKFSVAVGAPPPPPPSPPPPPAFPTAMPPPPSFSACGYRLALPDLARTAGLAAIGLWISLLS